In Triplophysa rosa linkage group LG7, Trosa_1v2, whole genome shotgun sequence, the following proteins share a genomic window:
- the myo10l1 gene encoding unconventional myosin-X gives METFFAEGARVWVNHKDQLLPSTVNSCGDGTLVLTTDYGEVLYLQQTEINRDKVSSMHQSSIDGVEDMSTLAELHEAAIMHNLHQRYQKDHIYTNIGSILAAVNPYKPITGLYEISAVELYSQHHLGELPPHIFAVANECYRCLWKRHDSQCVLISGESGAGKTESTKLLLQFLSVMSQNSAGTPPTEKSTRVEQAIVQSSPIMEAFGNAKTVYNNNSSRFGKFIQLHFSQSGNLQGGCIVDYLLEKNRVVRQNPGERNYHIFYALLDGANKSQKETYLLEDSPECFHYLSQSGCVKDRSLDNKQLYDDVMEALKVMEFSEEEIRDMFKLLSGVLQLGDVEFMTAGGAQITTKQVLSNVSDLLGLDCFQLNEVLTQRSMILRGEEICSPLTVEQAIDSRDSVAMALYSQCFSWIIMRINQKIKGKDNFKSIGILDIFGFENFEVNRFEQFNINYANEKLQEYFNKHIFSLEQLEYNREGIHWEAIDWMDNAECLDLIEKKLGMLALINEESRFPKGTDFTLQEKLHSRHSTNPYYVKPRLADHQFGIKHYAGEVLYDVRGILEKNRDTFRDDILNMLKDSRLDFIYDLFEQVNSRNNEETLKMGTARKKPTVSSQFRDSLHSLMATLSVSNPFFVRCIKPNTEKTPNKFDPDVVLNQLRYSGMLETVKIRRAGFPVRRTFKDFFSRYKIILKEKEKAAMSSNGDEKKNSTDLLMVYDGTKKDWQLGKSKVFLKEPLEQKLEKQRDEVRSKAGLIIRAYILRYIARKNYKKALTSIVRIQKNYRAHLYRRRFLRQRSATLVLQKHRRGQVARGVCRKLREEKKKREEEERRRKEEEKKNEEGKKATAEAPCSSSEESRQMEEILHLEREIQRLQKKREDGVSMLCESSKQELRLRRDAETLRQKKKASRAATEFYDLLDTGGPEVIPGSPKRSASRPTTSTEEEVDEGFHAEEECVALQRFPPPIEGPVDEGILGSLPPPPPDFAEGTVAPSAPNVPPGAPPPPPPPPPPPLPGEAKNDAEKPVESKTVKADDDDDDEKKEGEDVDRSSRVTAAESLPDAEEPIYSVPGDGESDYDQDELEDGQSSIAATDAEHARKSTCTNASQESYNRSSDSYAESDEDHDGGVDTDEEVSNGKVNILNGNGPPYFHSYLYMKAGLMIPWRRRWCVLKDDTFMWFRSKQESLKSGWLYKKGGGLSTLSRRNWKMRWFVLRDTKLMYYENDSEERLKGTIDIRLAKEIVDNHEKENALNIVTDERTYQVFAESPEDASGWFNMLSRVATATPEQLMEMSHEQANPKNAVGTLDVGLIDSVCASDNPDRPNSFVIITANRVIHCNSDLPEEMHHWISLLQKPKGDTKTDGQEFLLRGWLHKEVKSGAKSSALKLKKRWFVLTNNSLDYFKSSERSASKMGTLVLNSLCSVVQPEEKTFKETGYWNIIVHGRKHSYHLYTKALNEAMRWVSTTQGVIDNKPLIETPTQQLIRDIKENSVNSEAVELMYRRNPILRYTQHPLHAPLLPLPYGEVNEPLQKEKGYGSLQDEAVKIFNSLQEMEIVSDPVNIIQGILQTCHDLRPLRDEVYCQLIKQTNHVPQPNSPANRAHWHLLTCMSCTFLPSRAILRYLRFHLKRVRERYSGTEIEKYAHFIGESLKRTKTREYVPSQDEIAALLVRQEMTTTVYCHGGGSCKISINSHTTAGEVVEKLIRGLAMENSRNMFSLFEHNKVASRAIESRVIVADILAKFERLAGGEEEEEEGPWRLYFKLYCFLDVESMPKEGVEFAFMFEQAHESLINGHFPACEDTLQHLAALRLQYIHGDVARTPWSLSSVYPVGRLRTRILQSTKAGATGVQGACMVGAGVHTLERRKANFLDGTLRRSFKTGSLKKQRVEEEQMLEMFVKEEMSATLASVLEKWSRLQGMPQHQAMLTYMTVIKEWPGYGSTLFDVECKEGGFPHDLWLGVSAENVSVYKRGEPKPLETFQYEHIVFFGAPQPSTYKIIVDEREMFFETSQVGEITKIMKAYINMIVKKRCSVMSITSNSSAWMR, from the exons ATGGAGACCTTCTTCGCAGAG GGTGCTCGGGTGTGGGTGAATCATAAAGATCAGCTGCTGCCGTCTACGGTGAACTCCTGTGGAGATGGAACGCTGGTACTCACCACTGACTACGGGGAG gtgctGTATCTTCAGCAGACAGAGATCAACAGAGACAAGGTGTCGTCCATGCATCAGAGCAGCATTGATGGAGTGGAGGACATGTCAACACTGGCTGAACTTCATGAAGCTGCCATCATGCACAACCTCCATCAGAGATACCAGAAAGACCACATCTAT acaAACATTGGTTCTATACTGGCGGCTGTGAACCCGTATAAGCCAATCACAGGTCTGTATGAGATCTCTGCCGTGGAGCTGTACAGTCAGCATCATCTGGGTGAACTGCCGCCTCATATCTTCGCTGTGGCCAATGAGTGTTATCGCTGCTTATGGAAGAGACACGACAGCCAATGTGTGCTCATCAG tgGTGAAAGTGGAGCTGGGAAAACAGAAAGCACCAAACTATTGTTACAGTTCCTGTCTGTCATGAGTCAGAACTCGGCCGGGACGCCACCGACAGAGAAGAGCACACGTGTGGAGCAGGCCATCGTACAGAGCAG CCCCATCATGGAGGCATTTGGAAACGCCAAAACCGTCTATAACAACAACTCCAGTCGCTTTGGGAAATTTATTCAACTTCATTTTTCACAGAGCGGAAACCTTCAGGGCGGATGCATCGTCGACT ATTTGCTTGAAAAG AATCGAGTGGTCAGACAGAACCCGGGAGAGAGAAACTATCACATCTTTTACGCTTTGCTGGACGGTGCAAATAAAAGCCAGAAGG aGACATATTTACTGGAAGATTCCCCTGAATGCTTTCATTACCTGAGCCAGTCTGGATGTGTGAAGGATCGCAGTCTTGACAACAAACAGCTTTACGATGACGTCATG gagGCTTTGAAGGTGATGGAGTTTTCGGAGGAGGAGATCAGAGACATGTTTAAACTCTTGTCTGGAGTTCTTCAGCTTGGTGATGTTGAGTTCATGACAGCAGGTGGCGCTCAGATCACCACTAAACAGG TTCTGAGTAATGTGAGCGATCTTCTGGGTCTGGACTGTTTCCAGCTGAATGAGGTTCTGACGCAGCGTTCAATGATCCTCAGAGGAGAGGAGATCTGCTCACCGCTCACTGTCGAACAG GCGATAGATTCCAGGGATTCGGTTGCCATGGCGCTGTACTCCCAGTGCTTCTCGTGGATCATCATGAGAATTAATCAGAAGATAAAAGGCAAAGACAATTTTAAATCCATCGGGATTCTCGACATCTTCGGCTTCGAAAACTTTGAG GTGAACCGCTTCGAAcagtttaacattaattatgCCAATGAGAAACTTCAAGAATATTTCAACAAACACATCTTCTCTCTGGAGCAACTGGAGTACAACCG GGAAGGGATTCATTGGGAAGCTATTGACTGGATGGATAATGCTGAATGTCTGGATCTGATAGAGAAG AAACTGGGTATGTTAGCTCTTATCAATGAAGAAAGCCGATTTCCCAAAGGCACTGACTTCACCCTGCAGGAGAAACTACACAGCAGACACTCC ACGAATCCTTACTATGTGAAACCCAGACTGGCAGATCATCAGTTTGGCATTAAACACTATGCTGGAGAG GTCTTGTATGACGTGAGGGGTATTTTAGAGAAGAACAGAGACACATTTCGAGATGATATCCTGAACATGCTGAAGGACAGTCG actgGATTTCATCTATGATCTGTTTGAGCAAGTGAACAGCAGGAACAACGAGGAAACTCTGAAGATGGGCACGGCAAGAAAAAAGCCCACCGTCAGCTCTCAGTTCAGA GACTCTCTTCATTCCCTAATGGCCACTCTCAGCGTGTCCAACCCCTTCTTTGTGCGATGCATCAAACCCAACACGGAGAAG ACGCCGAACAAGTTTGATCCAGATGTGGTTTTGAATCAGTTGCGTTATTCTGGTATGTTGGAGACGGTGAAGATCCGCAGAGCTGGGTTTCCCGTGCGCCGCACGTTTAAAGATTTCTTCAGCAG GTATAAGATCATTcttaaagagaaagaaaaggccGCCATGTCCTCCAACGGAGATGAGAAGAAGAACAGCACAGATCTGCTGATGGTTTATGACGGGACTAAGAAGGATTGGCAGCTCGGGAAGAGCAAA GTGTTCCTAAAGGAACCTTTAGAACAGAAGCTGGAGAAGCAAAGAGATGAAGTGAGGAGTAAAGCTGGACTGATCATACGAGCCTATATTCTCAGATACATcgcaag AAAGAACTATAAGAAAGCGCTGACCAGCATCGTGAGAATCCAGAAGAACTACCGCGCTCATCTCTATCGCCGACGGTTTCTACGGCAACGGTCGGCCACACTGGTCCTCCAGAAACACAGACGAGGACAGGTGGCTCGAGGAGTCTGTCGCAAACTCAGAgaggagaagaagaagagagaagaggaggagaggagaaggaaagaggaggagaagaaaaatgaagaaggaaagaaagcaaCGGCTGAG GCTCCTTGTTCTTCTTCTGAAGAGAGTCGTCAGATGGAGGAGATCCTGCATTTGGAGCGAGAGATCCAACgtctgcagaagaaaagagaagacggcgtgtccatgctgtgcgAGAGCTCCAAACAGGAGCTGCGTTTACGGCGTGACGCCGAGACCTTACGTCAGAAGAAAAAGGCCTCCCGCGCCGCCACCGAATTCTATGACCTGTTAGACACCGGCGGCCCAGAGGTCATCCCCGGTTCTCCCAAACGATCCGCCTCCAGACCCACAACCTCCACAGAGGAAGAGGTAGACGAGGGCTTCCACGCGGAGGAGGAGTGCGTCGCTCTCCAGCGGTTTCCTCCACCTATAGAAGGTCCTGTGGACGAGGGGATTTTAGGCTCTCtgcctcctccgcctcctgacTTTGCCGAGGGTACGGTGGCTCCGTCTGCTCCCAACGTGCCCCCCGGAGCTCCGCCCCCGCCTCCGCCCCCTCCACCTCCTCCACTCCCTGGAGAAGCTAAAAACGATGCAGAAAAGCCCGTGGAGTCTAAAACAGTGAAGgcggatgatgatgatgatgatgagaagaAGGAGGGAGAGGATGTGGATCGCTCCAGCAGGGTTACAGCAGCCGAATCTCTACCGGACGCAGAAGAACCCATCTACAGTGTGCCGGGAGACGGGGAGTCAGACTACGATCAGGATGAGCTGGAGGACGGACAGAGCAGCATCGCAGCGACGGACGCAGAACACGCACGCAAATCCACCTGCACCAACGCAAGCCAAGAGTCTTACAACCGCAGCTCAGATTCT tACGCTGAGAGTGATGAAGATCATGATGGAGGTGTGGACACAGACGAAGAGGTGTCCAATGGTAAAGTCAACATCTTGAACGGGAACGGACCCCCGTATTTCCACAGTTACCTCTACATGAAGG CTGGTCTGATGATCCCGTGGCGCAGGCGTTGGTGTGTTCTGAAGGACGACACATTCATGTGGTTTCGCTCGAAGCAGGAGTCGCTGAAGTCAGGCTGGCTGTATAAGAAGGGCGGAGGTTTGTCCACACTGTCGCGCAGAAACTGGAAAATGCGCTGGTTTGTCCTGCGTGACACCAAACTCATGTATTATGAGAACGACAGCGAAGAGAGACTGAAGGGAACCATCGACATCCGCTTGGCCAA GGAGATTGTTGATAATCACGAGAAGGAGAACGCTCTGAATATCGTGACAGATGAGAGAACGTATCAGGTGTTCGCCGAGTCACCGGAGGACGCCAG CGGTTGGTTTAACATGTTGAGTCGGGTGGCCACCGCCACACCAGAGCAGCTGATGGAGATGTCTCACGAACAGGCTAACCCGAAGAACGCGGTG GGCACGCTGGATGTTGGATTGATCGACTCCGTGTGTGCTTCAGATAATCCTGACAG GCCCAATTCATTTGTGATCATCACAGCCAATCGTGTGATTCACTGTAACTCGGATCTGCCGGAGGAGATGCATCACTGGATCAGTCTCTTACAGAAACCTAAAGGAGACACAAAGACGGACGGACAAGAGTTTCTGCTCAGAG gttggCTTCATAAAGAGGTGAAGTCGGGGGCTAAGAGCTCGGCTCTCAAACTGAAGAAACGCTGGTTTGTCTTGACCAACAACTCTCTGGATTACTTCAAGTCTTCTGAACGCAGCGCATCAAAGATGGGCACTCTGGTTCTGAACAGCTTGTGTTCTGTTGTCCAACCTGAAGAGAAGACATTTAAAGAGACGG GTTACTGGAACATCATCGTTCACGGGCGGAAACACTCGTATCATCTGTACACAAAGGCGCTGAATGAGGCGATGCGCTGGGTGTCTACCACACAGGGCGTCATCGACAACAAACCTCTCATTGAAACACCCACACAGCAGCTCATAAGAGACATCAAG GAGAACAGCGTGAACTCCGAGGCCGTGGAACTGATGTATCGCAGAAACCCCATCCTGAGATATACCCAGCATCCCCTGCATGCACCTTTGCTGCCACTGCCGTACGGAGAGGTCAACGAACCCC TGCAAAAGGAGAAGGGCTACGGGAGCCTGCAGGACGAGGCGGTGAAGATCTTTAACTCGCTCCAGGAGATGGAGATCGTCTCAGACCCCGTGAACATCATCCAGGGCATCCTGCAGACCTGCCACGACCTGCGGCCACTCAGAGACGAGGTGTACTGTCAGCTgatcaaacagaccaatcacgtGCCGCAGCCCAACAGCCCGGCGAACCGTGCGCACTGGCACCTGCTCACCTGCATGAGCTGCACCTTCCTGCCCAGCCGTGCCATCCTGCGCTACCTCCGCTTCCATCTGAAGAG GGTTAGGGAGCGTTACTCTGGCACCGAGATAGAGAAGTACGCACACTTCATCGGTGAGTCTCTGAAGAGGACAAAGACGCGGGAGTACGTGCCGTCTCAGGACGAGATCGCCGCCCTGCTGGTCAGACAAGAAATGACGACGACTGTGTACTGTCACGGCGGAGGATCCTGCAAGATATCCATCAACTCCCACACGACAGCTGGAGAG GTGGTGGAGAAGCTGATTCGTGGTCTGGCAATGGAGAACAGCAGGAACATGTTCTCTCTGTTTGAACACAATAAGGTGGCGAGTCGAGCTATAGAGAGTCGTGTGATTGTGGCTGATATTCTAGCAAAGTTTGAGAG GTTGGCGGGCggtgaagaggaggaggaggaaggacCCTGGAGACTTTATTTCAAACTCTATTGTTTTCTGGACGTTGAAAGCATGCCGAAAGAAGGAGTGGAATTTGCCTTCATGTTTGAGCAG GCTCATGAGAGTTTGATCAACGGTCATTTCCCGGCATGTGAGGACACTCTTCAGCACCTAGCGGCTCTGCGTCTGCAGTACATTCACGGGGATGTGGCCCGTACGCCCTGGAGTCTGAGCAGCGTGTATCCGGTGGGTCGACTCCGCACGCGGATCCTTCAGTCCACTAAAGCCGGAGCGACCGGAGTCCAGGGGGCTTGTATGGTCGGCGCCGGAGTTCACACGTTAGAAAGGCGGAAGGCAAACTTTCTGGACGGCACCTTGAGACGCAGCTTTAAGACGGGATCTCTGAAGAAACAGCGTGTGGAGGAGGAACAGATGCTGGAGATGTTCGTGAAGGAGGAGATGTCGGCCACTCTCGCCAGCGTGTTGGAGAAATGGAGTCGTCTGCAGGGAATGCCTCAGCATCAGGCCATGCTTA